The Geotrypetes seraphini chromosome 8, aGeoSer1.1, whole genome shotgun sequence genome includes a region encoding these proteins:
- the TMEM132D gene encoding transmembrane protein 132D isoform X2 — protein sequence MGIIPLAMEAEILNTAILNGKTVAVPVKVVSVDEDGAVTDISESVECISSDEDVIKVSDRCDYVFVNGKEMKGHVNVLVNFTYQHWITPLEMTVWVPRLPLQIEVSDTELNQIKGWRVPILSNKRPARDSDDEEDDERKGRGCTLQYQHAVVRVLTQFVAEPSDPGGQMTYLLGSDWQVDITDLVSDFMQVDEPRIAKLHGGHILIGEEVGMTTLQILSPLSDAILAEKTVTVLDEKVTITDLGVQLVTGLSMTLQLSTGSNKAIFATTVAQELLQTPKQEAAISCWIQFSDGSVTPLDIYNAKDFSLSATSLDEKIVSIQQNPKLKWPAIAAETEGQGELVRVEMMISESCQKSKRKSILAVGSGSIKVKFGEHTNWNDSVSKQGSNGVHLENHASDRKQKTLQERIGSGGRYFGSSSLDQEDDLLKRGTTDITQLKKKDDGESLLDDDSQLANIPIDFTSFPAQADLPKNAGDVEENDLVQNNKGLSDLEIGMYALLGVFCLAILVFLINCVTFALKYRHKEVPVEEQESMTHSHDWVGLSNRTELLESNLNFSPQQDECITAIDKGRDIEESKYLLSTTSQNNINGQVYRSSESPFIEGKEQKLESATSPTSKRKRVKFTTFTTISSDDRCSNVNSIVTNNEDDIKWVCQDMDLGECKELRNYMERLHENV from the exons GTTTCTGACAGATGTGACTATGTCTTTGTGAATGGGAAGGAAATGAAAGGCCATGTGAATGTCCTTGTTAATTTTACTTACCAGCACTGGATCACCCCACTTGAAATGACAGTCTGGGTCCCTCGGCTTCCTCTGCAGATAGAAGTTTCAGACACCGAGCTGAATCAGATCAAAGGCTGGAGGGTCCCCATCCTCTCTAATAAAAG ACCAGCCAGAGACAGCGATGATGAAGAGGAcgatgagaggaaagggagaggatGCACACTTCAGTATCAGCATGCAGTGGTGAGAGTTCTTACGCAATTTGTGGCAGAGCCCTCAGACCCCGGTGGCCAGATGACCTACCTTTTGGGCTCCGACTGGCAGGTCGACATCACAGACTTGGTTAGTGACTTCATGCAAGTGGATGAGCCAAGAATCGCTAAGCTGCACGGTGGGCACATTCTGATTGGAGAGGAAGTTGGAATGACAACCCTTCAG ATTTTGTCTCCCCTCTCGGATGCCATCTTGGCTGAGAAGACGGTGACAGTGCTGGATGAGAAAGTGACAATTACAGACCTCGGAGTCCAGCTGGTCACTGGGCTCTCTATGACCCTTCAGCTCAGTACAGGCAGTAATAAGGCCATCTTCGCCACCACAGTGGCCCAGGAGCTTCTCCAGACCCCCAAACAG GAAGCTGCCATCAGCTGTTGGATCCAGTTCAGTGATGGTTCTGTAACGCCCCTGGATATATATAATGCAAAAGATTTCTCCCTGAGTGCAACATCTCTGGATGAGAAGATTGTTTCCATTCAACAGAACCCCAAATTGAAATGGCCTGCCATTGCGGCTGAAACTGAAGGTCAAGGAGAACTGGTGAGAGTTGAAATGATGATCAGCGAGTCGTGTCAGAAGTCcaagaggaaaagtattttagCCGTTGGCAGTGGAAGCATCAAAGTCAAGTTTGGGGAACATACTAACTGGAATGATAGTGTCAGCAAACAGGGAAGCAATGGAGTTCATCTGGAGAACCATGCTAGTGACAGGAAGCAGAAAACCTTACAAGAACGAATCGGTTCAGGTGGACGCTATTTTGGAAGCTCTTCCCTTGACCAAGAGGATGATTTACTAAAAAGAGGTACAACTGATATAACCCAGTTAAAGAAGAAGGATGATGGAGAAAGTCTTCTGGATGACGACAGTCAACTTGCAAACATCCCAATAGACTTTACCAGCTTTCCTGCTCAAGCGGACCTTCCAAAGAATGCTGGAGATGTAGAGGAGAATGACCTTGTACAGAACAACAAAGGCTTGAGTGATTTGGAGATTGGAATGTATGCATTGCTGGGTGTCTTTTGCCTTGCAATACTGGTCTTTCTTATCAATTGTGTGACATTTGCTTTAAAGTACAGGCACAAAGAAGTGCCGGTAGAGGAGCAAGAAAGTATGACTCATTCCCATGATTGGGTTGGACTAAGCAACAGGACAGAGCTTTTAGAGAGCAATCTAAATTTTTCTCCTCAACAAGATGAGTGCATTACTGCAATAGACAAAGGGAGAGACATTGAGGAAAGTAAGTATCTCCTGAGCACCACCTCCCAaaataatataaatggacaagTATATCGGTCTTCAGAGTCCCCATTCATtgaagggaaagaacaaaagctGGAATCGGCAACCTCCCCTACCTCGAAAAGAAAACGAGTCAAATTCACCACCTTCACTACAATATCATCAGACGACAGATGTTCCAATGTTAACTCTATAGTAACGAACAATGAGGATGATATTAAGTGGGTTTGCCAAGACATGGATCTTGGGGAGTGCAAAGAGCTAAGAAACTATATGGAGAGGTTGCATGAGAATGTCTAA